The Niallia alba genome includes a window with the following:
- a CDS encoding IS4 family transposase encodes MDKITRKTSFGQWFSPINLQLFEENVKTMKLDYYTKKLTTESFLKLLLFAQLQEIESLHALGDCLFDDQLQKGIDLDSISISQLSRRLNGINPDLFQRLFLDLVSQIHAKTHYTKLVMPLKIIDSSTLPLNLTNHKWAKFRKTKAGVKLHLRLVFMEKGISYPEKAVMTTAKEHDRGQLEIMVDDKECMYVFDRGYLDYERFDRMTDDGYFFLSRLRKNAVIRNVYDFKLPKDTAVLSDQMVLIGTTQNRAENYFRLLKVMDSKGNELHLITNRFDLSAEEISEMYKSRWAIELFFKWIKQHLSIKKFYGQSEWAIQNQVFIALIVFCLHVLVQIETRSKRKTLQISRYLRAALWKPANVWLRKIEGKAIP; translated from the coding sequence ATGGACAAGATTACACGAAAAACTTCATTTGGACAATGGTTTTCACCTATAAATCTTCAATTATTTGAAGAAAACGTGAAAACGATGAAATTAGATTACTATACGAAAAAATTAACGACAGAGTCATTTCTAAAATTACTACTTTTTGCGCAGCTACAAGAAATTGAAAGTCTGCATGCGCTGGGTGATTGTCTTTTCGATGACCAGCTTCAAAAAGGGATAGACCTTGATTCTATTAGTATTTCTCAGTTGTCACGGCGGTTAAACGGCATAAACCCTGATCTATTTCAAAGGCTTTTCCTTGATTTAGTGTCACAAATTCATGCCAAAACGCATTACACGAAACTCGTGATGCCGTTAAAAATCATTGATTCAAGCACATTGCCACTTAATTTGACCAATCATAAATGGGCTAAATTCCGCAAAACAAAAGCAGGTGTAAAGTTACATTTGCGCCTTGTGTTTATGGAAAAGGGTATATCCTATCCTGAAAAGGCCGTTATGACAACGGCAAAAGAACATGACCGTGGTCAGCTTGAAATCATGGTGGATGACAAGGAATGCATGTATGTGTTTGACCGTGGTTATCTAGACTACGAGCGCTTTGATCGCATGACTGATGATGGCTACTTCTTTCTTTCACGGCTACGCAAAAATGCAGTCATACGGAACGTTTACGATTTTAAGCTACCCAAGGATACAGCTGTTTTATCAGACCAAATGGTGTTGATAGGTACGACTCAAAACCGTGCTGAAAATTACTTTCGGCTTCTAAAAGTGATGGACTCAAAAGGAAATGAACTTCATTTAATTACAAATCGTTTTGATTTAAGCGCCGAAGAAATTTCAGAAATGTATAAATCACGGTGGGCAATTGAGCTGTTTTTTAAATGGATCAAACAACATCTCAGCATCAAAAAGTTCTACGGTCAAAGCGAATGGGCGATTCAAAATCAAGTATTTATCGCACTAATTGTTTTTTGCCTACATGTTCTCGTGCAAATCGAGACCAGAAGCAAGCGAAAAACCTTACAGATTAGCCGTTATCTAAGGGCTGCATTGTGGAAACCAGCGAATGTTTGGCTTCGAAAGATTGAAGGAAAAGCCATCCCTTAA
- the noc gene encoding nucleoid occlusion protein yields MKPSFSRFFGLGEKGDQIEDASQISADAAQEEIENMGSNEEVRRIPINQIVPNRFQPRTVFDDEKIEELARTIHTHGIIQPIVLREYEYDKFEIIAGERRWRAMKKLGWEEAPAIIKNMSDTETASVALIENLQREELSPIEEAIAYGKLLELHNLTQEALAQRLGKGQSTVANKLRLLKLPEEIQEALLNKEISERHARSMIPLKEREKQIQLLQEIIEKSLNVKQTEERVVKMLEQTKEKPKPKRKAFSKDMRIAVNTIRQSLNMVSDSGINLNAEEEEFEDFYQFTIKIPKKK; encoded by the coding sequence ATGAAGCCTTCTTTCTCACGATTTTTTGGACTTGGCGAAAAAGGAGATCAAATAGAAGATGCTAGTCAAATAAGTGCAGATGCTGCTCAAGAGGAGATCGAGAATATGGGAAGCAATGAAGAAGTTAGAAGAATCCCAATTAATCAGATTGTTCCTAACCGTTTTCAACCAAGAACGGTATTTGATGATGAAAAAATTGAAGAATTAGCTCGTACGATCCATACACATGGTATTATTCAACCGATTGTACTAAGAGAATACGAGTATGATAAATTTGAAATCATTGCTGGAGAACGAAGATGGAGAGCAATGAAAAAACTTGGTTGGGAAGAAGCACCAGCTATCATTAAAAATATGAGTGATACAGAAACTGCGTCTGTTGCACTTATTGAGAATCTCCAAAGAGAAGAGCTTTCTCCAATTGAAGAAGCAATTGCATATGGAAAATTATTAGAATTGCACAATCTTACCCAAGAGGCCCTTGCTCAAAGATTAGGTAAAGGGCAGTCAACTGTTGCAAATAAATTAAGACTTCTTAAATTGCCAGAAGAAATTCAAGAAGCCTTATTAAATAAAGAGATATCTGAGCGTCATGCTCGTTCCATGATTCCTTTGAAGGAAAGGGAAAAGCAAATCCAACTATTACAAGAAATTATTGAAAAGAGCTTAAACGTAAAGCAAACAGAAGAGCGTGTAGTAAAAATGCTTGAACAAACTAAGGAGAAACCAAAGCCAAAAAGAAAGGCTTTTAGTAAAGATATGCGGATAGCAGTAAATACCATCCGCCAATCACTAAATATGGTTTCTGACAGCGGAATTAATTTAAATGCCGAGGAAGAAGAGTTTGAAGATTTTTATCAATTTACAATTAAAATTCCAAAAAAGAAATAA